The sequence below is a genomic window from Lolium perenne isolate Kyuss_39 chromosome 7, Kyuss_2.0, whole genome shotgun sequence.
CATGTCGGCGCCGTTTCTCCAGCAGGCGGCAGCCCTGCTCCGCTCCCTGCACTCGCAGCTCGTCCACCTCGTGCAGCGCCTCCACCTGCCGCCTGGTGAGAGCTGGCTCGACGAGTACATGGACGAGACCTCCCGCCTCTGGGAGGTCTGCCAGGTCGTCAAGGCCGGCGCCTCCGCCCTCGACACCTACTGCGCCTCGGCCGGACGCATCGACGCCACACTGGACGACTGGCTCTGCAACCCCAACCCCCACAATGCCCGCCAGGTACGTCCACGTCCTGCCTTGCCTTGGCCACCATTGATCATGGCTGCTTCTTTCTTTCTTCCCATCAGCTGGCCGGATTCTTCTCGAGCAGGTGGTGCGCGCGATCAACGCGCCGCGGCGGCAGGCCGTGGGGCTGGAGCAGGAGAACCGGGCGCTCGCCGACACCAGGATCGACCCAGCGTCGCTGCTGCTCGACGACCGCTCGCCCGTCGAGTTCAAGCTCAACGCCTTCAATGGCTTCCGCGGCGTGCTCTACGCGCTGCGCAACGCCAGctccttcctcctcatgctcctcGTCTCCGGGACCGTCTCCTGCCTCCCGGACCTCGCCTGCTGCGCCAACAGCCCGTTCCGCACCTCAGGCGCCGGCTACGTCTCCTCCATGGGGCGCCTGCGCCAGCGCGTCGCCGAGGagatggaggcggtggccggcGAGCACTCCTGCTCCGGCATCATGATGTACGAGTTCCGGCAGGCCAGGCTCGGCATTGAGAGCATCAAGACTGAGTTCGACAGGGTCATCGCCACAGGGTACGGCAACCCTGGGGAGATCGCCGAGAGGGTGGAGATCATCAAAGGATGGATCGGGATGCTGAGGTCAGGAGCTGAGAGCGTCATCAGTGAGCTGGACGACTTCTTCGATGAGATCGTAGAAGGCAGGAAGATGCTGTCTGACCTGTGCAGCCATCGCTGATCGAACCTCAATTCGAGCAGCAGCTAGCTCAAACAAACAGGGCGGCACTGTGGTAGATAGTAGAACAAGGCTAACAAAGTTTCAAAAATGTGGGTGTTTTTCTCTCTTGTGATGGGGTAATCTAGCTACCCCCTCTAGCTATCATAGCAGCTAGTCTGTCTATACATATGCCTCGCGCTGCAGTATCATCGCTTTGTATGCTTCCTAAGCAGACCAACAATGTTAGTGGCAGGCAGTTCGTGCTTTAGGCCTATCTATTGCCAGAATCAGAATCAGAACATTTGTCCAGTAATGTTTAACACGCCCATTTTGGGCGGAGTTCT
It includes:
- the LOC127314147 gene encoding uncharacterized protein; translation: MNGFYSSIAHGLDALHGTLASSPDAAFMSAPFLQQAAALLRSLHSQLVHLVQRLHLPPGESWLDEYMDETSRLWEVCQVVKAGASALDTYCASAGRIDATLDDWLCNPNPHNARQVVRAINAPRRQAVGLEQENRALADTRIDPASLLLDDRSPVEFKLNAFNGFRGVLYALRNASSFLLMLLVSGTVSCLPDLACCANSPFRTSGAGYVSSMGRLRQRVAEEMEAVAGEHSCSGIMMYEFRQARLGIESIKTEFDRVIATGYGNPGEIAERVEIIKGWIGMLRSGAESVISELDDFFDEIVEGRKMLSDLCSHR